The Elgaria multicarinata webbii isolate HBS135686 ecotype San Diego chromosome 1, rElgMul1.1.pri, whole genome shotgun sequence genome has a window encoding:
- the OARD1 gene encoding ADP-ribose glycohydrolase OARD1 isoform X1 gives MTSTQSAKGERIKYIKGDLFTCPETESLAHCISADCHMSAGIAAIFKKKFGGVQEILSQQKKTGDVAVLKRENRYVYYLISKDKYFHKPTYGNLQKSLEAMKIHCQNNAVTCVSMPKIGCGLDRLDWSKVSTMLEEVFEDTDVNIIVYTL, from the exons ATGACTAGCACCCAGTCTGCAAAAGGAGAAAGG ATTAAGTACATAAAGGGAGACCTTTTTACTTGTCCTGAAACAGAATCCTTGGCTCATTGTATCAGTGCGGATTGTCATATGAGTGCTGGgatagctgccatttttaagaaGAAGTTTGGTGGTGTTCAAGAGATCTTGAGCCAAC AAAAGAAGACTGGAGATGTAGCTGTTCTGAAGAGAGAGAATCGATATGTGTACTATCTG ATTTCAAAGGACAAATACTTTCATAAGCCTACATATGGCAATCTACAGAAGAGTTTAGAAGCTATGAAAATCCATTGTCAGAACAATGCTGTAACTTGCGTTTCTATGCCCAA AATTGGGTGTGGACTTGACCGCCTGGATTGGAGTAAAGTTTCAACAATGCTTGAAGAAGTATTTGAAGATACAGATGTTAACATTATAGTTTATACCCTTTAA
- the OARD1 gene encoding ADP-ribose glycohydrolase OARD1 isoform X2, with protein MSAGIAAIFKKKFGGVQEILSQQKKTGDVAVLKRENRYVYYLISKDKYFHKPTYGNLQKSLEAMKIHCQNNAVTCVSMPKIGCGLDRLDWSKVSTMLEEVFEDTDVNIIVYTL; from the exons ATGAGTGCTGGgatagctgccatttttaagaaGAAGTTTGGTGGTGTTCAAGAGATCTTGAGCCAAC AAAAGAAGACTGGAGATGTAGCTGTTCTGAAGAGAGAGAATCGATATGTGTACTATCTG ATTTCAAAGGACAAATACTTTCATAAGCCTACATATGGCAATCTACAGAAGAGTTTAGAAGCTATGAAAATCCATTGTCAGAACAATGCTGTAACTTGCGTTTCTATGCCCAA AATTGGGTGTGGACTTGACCGCCTGGATTGGAGTAAAGTTTCAACAATGCTTGAAGAAGTATTTGAAGATACAGATGTTAACATTATAGTTTATACCCTTTAA